From Haloarcula sp. CBA1127, a single genomic window includes:
- a CDS encoding ATP-binding cassette domain-containing protein translates to MSGQSEPDNADPERDRSRPMLDVSDLTVSFGDQPVVSGVDFGVDRGSLVGLVGPNGAGKTTVLRAVKGTLNPDTGTVRVDGEPISNRSAKAVSRLVASTPQGTALSFDFSVRQTVEMGRTPHLGRFDRMDDGDRRAVETAMERASVAQFADRPFTSLSGGERQRVLLARALAQKTPVLLLDEPTASLDINHAVRTLELVRALVNDGKTAVAAIHDLNLAARYCDELVLLAGGGIRAAGRPADVLTSDTLRDAFDAETLVTTQPGTDAPLVTPLAEQESVARRVHVVGTGKPAAAAVSKLVGAGCRVSVGVVSAGDAAAERAQDLDCEAVTVPAFAGIDDTARERAVDLAAAADAVVIAGETGDGNSAVIEAGDTCLAVETDESVHASAVHNTVPLAALPAAVGSLPPGPERDATPPLNQSTTD, encoded by the coding sequence ATGAGCGGTCAAAGCGAGCCCGACAATGCGGACCCGGAGCGAGACCGTTCCAGGCCGATGCTCGACGTATCCGACCTCACGGTGTCTTTCGGCGACCAGCCGGTCGTCTCGGGCGTCGATTTCGGCGTCGACCGCGGGTCGCTCGTCGGTCTCGTCGGTCCCAACGGCGCGGGCAAGACGACCGTCCTGCGAGCGGTGAAAGGGACGCTCAACCCGGACACCGGAACGGTTCGCGTCGATGGCGAGCCGATTTCGAACCGCTCAGCGAAAGCGGTGAGCCGCCTTGTCGCGAGCACGCCACAGGGAACCGCACTGTCGTTCGACTTCAGCGTCAGACAGACCGTGGAGATGGGGCGGACACCGCATCTCGGCCGATTCGACCGAATGGACGACGGCGACCGGCGCGCCGTCGAGACGGCGATGGAGCGCGCCAGCGTCGCTCAGTTCGCTGACCGGCCGTTCACCTCGCTGTCCGGCGGCGAGCGCCAGCGGGTCCTGCTGGCCCGGGCACTGGCACAGAAGACGCCGGTGCTCCTGCTTGACGAACCGACGGCGAGCCTCGACATCAACCACGCCGTCCGCACGCTCGAACTCGTCCGAGCGCTCGTCAACGATGGGAAAACGGCCGTCGCCGCCATCCACGACCTCAATCTGGCCGCGCGGTACTGCGACGAGCTGGTGTTGCTCGCCGGCGGCGGCATCCGCGCCGCGGGCCGTCCCGCCGATGTTCTCACGAGCGACACGCTCCGTGACGCCTTCGACGCGGAGACACTGGTGACGACCCAGCCCGGCACCGACGCGCCGCTTGTGACGCCGCTTGCTGAACAAGAGTCGGTCGCCCGTCGCGTCCACGTCGTCGGGACCGGCAAGCCAGCGGCCGCTGCCGTCTCGAAACTCGTCGGGGCTGGCTGTCGGGTCAGTGTCGGCGTTGTCTCTGCCGGCGACGCAGCCGCCGAGCGGGCCCAGGACCTCGACTGTGAAGCAGTCACGGTCCCAGCCTTCGCTGGCATCGACGACACGGCCCGTGAGCGCGCAGTTGACCTCGCCGCTGCCGCCGATGCTGTCGTGATAGCGGGCGAAACCGGTGACGGCAACAGTGCGGTTATCGAGGCGGGCGATACTTGCCTCGCTGTCGAGACGGATGAGAGCGTCCACGCCAGCGCCGTCCACAATACCGTCCCACTGGCTGCGCTCCCTGCAGCGGTGGGGTCCCTGCCGCCCGGACCGGAGCGCGATGCGACACCGCCGCTCAATCAGTCGACCACTGACTGA
- a CDS encoding DEAD/DEAH box helicase → MDDTISWLRDRPYYEGQIVDQRTVPGRDARTADCDVADRLASVLEDRGITDLYTHQVDAIEAIRSGDNVVLATETASGKSLAYTVPAFERALDRRATTLYIAPQVALINDQTETLSELAQGLGFASGVSVAQYTGRQSKSEKEAIRERQPTVLLTTPDMLHYGILPHAHRLWDWFFQRLETVVIDEVHGYRGVFGSHVSLVMRRLQRVAERFDAGGSNGEESTATAGGPEWVCCSATIGNPVEHAAAVTGQPDPSFALVDEDASASGPRHWLLWNPPEYEGDGWGSGRRKSNHVETKQLFVDLVERGLQTVVFAGSRQTAERYASDSADELRKRGEHDLADGVAAYQAALTDDRRRELEQGLQSGDLRGVWSTSALELGVDVGGLDAVLLDGYPGTRMRAFQQAGRAGRGTDPALVALVGGEDQLDQYVLRNPDALFETGAEQAVTNPENEQLLPDHVHAAACENWLSPDDDRHFGETFPDVVADLESAGKLDRRQTDQGMRWLGNGSPHHEMNLRTVDDGEVKLVANGDVIATLSVEDALRDAHPGAIYHHQGRRYEVTDLDLNAGVAELDRTWADYFTRVLHDKTITVEADLAERRLPTREEVPVRFASVTMRKQITGYERRDGSSGEVLGQRSLDLPETTLETKALYYTVPSDLESEIRQGAYGAESDSGSENESGSGGGGQSGDAVTDGGDAGDFPGAIHAAEHAMISMFPFEYLCDRGDIGGLSTPRHPHTGEPTIFIYDGYPGGIGLTRAGYHDIGPLMDTTLSMLTSCDCADGCPACVQSPHCGNANDPLDKHGAIHLLDGLVER, encoded by the coding sequence GTGGACGACACGATTTCGTGGCTCCGGGACCGTCCGTACTACGAGGGACAGATCGTCGACCAGCGGACGGTCCCCGGCCGGGACGCGCGGACCGCGGACTGCGACGTGGCGGACCGGCTCGCCAGCGTCCTCGAAGACCGGGGCATCACCGACCTCTACACCCATCAGGTGGACGCAATCGAGGCAATCAGGTCCGGTGACAACGTTGTTCTCGCGACCGAGACGGCGAGCGGGAAGAGCCTCGCCTACACCGTTCCGGCGTTCGAGCGGGCGCTTGACCGCCGGGCAACGACACTGTACATCGCCCCACAGGTCGCGCTCATCAACGACCAGACCGAGACGCTGTCGGAGTTGGCGCAGGGACTTGGCTTCGCCTCCGGCGTCTCCGTCGCCCAGTACACCGGCCGGCAGTCCAAATCCGAGAAAGAGGCTATCCGGGAGCGCCAGCCGACCGTGTTGCTGACCACGCCGGATATGCTCCACTACGGCATCCTCCCCCACGCCCATCGGCTGTGGGACTGGTTCTTCCAGCGACTCGAAACCGTCGTCATCGACGAGGTCCACGGCTACCGCGGCGTGTTCGGCAGCCACGTCTCGCTGGTGATGCGCCGCCTCCAGCGGGTAGCTGAGCGGTTCGACGCAGGCGGCAGTAACGGCGAGGAGAGTACGGCTACGGCGGGCGGCCCGGAGTGGGTCTGTTGCTCGGCGACTATCGGCAATCCGGTGGAGCACGCGGCAGCAGTCACCGGCCAGCCCGATCCGTCGTTCGCGCTGGTCGACGAGGACGCGAGTGCCAGCGGGCCGCGTCACTGGCTGCTGTGGAACCCCCCGGAGTACGAGGGTGACGGCTGGGGGAGCGGCCGCCGGAAGTCGAACCACGTCGAGACGAAACAGCTGTTCGTCGACCTCGTCGAGCGGGGCCTCCAGACGGTCGTCTTTGCCGGGTCGCGCCAGACCGCCGAGCGCTACGCCAGCGATAGCGCCGACGAACTCCGGAAGCGTGGCGAGCACGACCTCGCCGATGGCGTCGCCGCGTACCAGGCCGCGCTGACCGACGACCGCCGGCGCGAACTGGAGCAGGGCCTGCAGTCGGGGGACCTGCGGGGCGTCTGGTCGACCAGCGCACTCGAACTGGGCGTCGACGTGGGCGGCCTCGACGCCGTGTTGCTGGACGGCTACCCCGGGACGCGGATGCGGGCCTTCCAGCAGGCCGGGCGGGCCGGCCGCGGCACCGACCCCGCGCTCGTCGCGCTGGTCGGCGGGGAGGACCAGCTTGACCAGTACGTCCTGCGCAACCCCGACGCGCTGTTCGAGACGGGGGCCGAGCAAGCTGTGACCAACCCCGAAAACGAGCAACTGCTCCCGGACCACGTTCACGCGGCCGCCTGTGAAAACTGGCTCTCACCGGACGACGACCGTCATTTCGGCGAGACGTTCCCCGACGTAGTCGCCGACCTCGAATCGGCCGGGAAACTCGACCGTCGCCAGACCGACCAGGGAATGCGCTGGCTCGGCAACGGCAGCCCGCACCACGAGATGAACCTGCGGACCGTTGACGACGGCGAGGTGAAGCTGGTGGCGAACGGCGACGTAATAGCGACGCTCTCCGTCGAGGACGCACTGCGGGACGCCCACCCCGGCGCGATTTACCATCATCAGGGCCGGCGCTACGAGGTGACGGACCTCGACCTCAACGCGGGTGTGGCAGAACTCGACCGGACGTGGGCCGATTACTTCACTCGCGTCCTGCACGACAAGACCATCACCGTTGAGGCGGACCTGGCGGAGCGGCGACTACCGACCCGCGAGGAGGTTCCGGTCCGCTTCGCCTCAGTGACGATGCGCAAGCAAATCACTGGCTACGAGCGCCGCGACGGCTCCTCCGGGGAGGTGCTCGGCCAGCGTTCGCTCGATCTGCCCGAGACGACGCTGGAGACGAAGGCGCTGTACTACACCGTGCCGTCGGACCTGGAAAGCGAGATACGGCAGGGTGCGTACGGAGCCGAAAGCGATTCCGGGAGCGAGAACGAGAGCGGAAGCGGTGGCGGCGGTCAGTCCGGCGATGCGGTGACCGACGGCGGCGACGCCGGCGACTTCCCAGGGGCCATCCACGCCGCCGAGCACGCCATGATTTCGATGTTCCCCTTCGAGTACCTCTGTGACCGCGGTGACATCGGCGGCCTGTCGACGCCGCGCCATCCCCACACCGGCGAGCCTACCATCTTCATCTACGACGGCTATCCCGGTGGCATCGGACTAACGCGGGCGGGCTACCACGATATCGGACCGCTGATGGACACCACGCTGTCGATGCTGACCTCGTGTGATTGTGCCGACGGCTGTCCGGCCTGTGTGCAGTCGCCCCACTGCGGGAACGCGAACGACCCGCTCGACAAACACGGCGCGATACACCTGCTGGACGGGCTGGTAGAGCGGTAG
- a CDS encoding sensor histidine kinase KdpD, with translation MGMDSDSPSCLVASDDHIGELYVATRRLMTAENRSEVATIAVETATAILDFPFSIFWEATDSGLKAEAISDPLREHVEVPDEPGRRMRHERGSWLWDHYESAETQRVLVDEEKAASDAPLHGCISVPLPKYGLLTAGTDERAEPTERETQLADILGKNVLSTLERIERERELKRQRDNLDLLNQIVRHDLTNHLQTISGRAELLRDQCSDDALEHVDGIQESSRSAAELLETAGNLATVMRQTDWETEPVALGQVLSSVTEDITATYNDAQVTVPDEYPSVRVQADELLSSVFRNVLTNAIQHNDSAPPSVVVDVTDDGDGVHVTVADNGPGIPDEQKQAVFERGEKRPDSDGTGVGLYLVRTLVDAYGGDVWVEDNEPTGTVVGVTLPKAVGDA, from the coding sequence ATGGGGATGGATTCCGACTCCCCCTCCTGTCTGGTGGCTTCGGACGACCATATCGGGGAGTTGTATGTGGCGACACGCCGGCTGATGACAGCCGAGAACCGGTCCGAAGTCGCGACTATCGCAGTCGAGACTGCAACAGCGATTCTCGACTTCCCGTTCAGTATCTTCTGGGAAGCCACTGACAGCGGGCTCAAAGCCGAGGCGATCTCTGACCCGCTTCGAGAGCACGTCGAGGTCCCGGACGAGCCGGGACGGAGAATGCGACACGAACGCGGGAGTTGGCTGTGGGACCATTACGAGAGTGCCGAGACACAGCGGGTCCTCGTTGATGAAGAGAAAGCGGCGTCCGATGCACCCCTTCACGGCTGTATCTCCGTTCCACTCCCGAAGTACGGACTCTTGACAGCCGGGACGGATGAACGAGCCGAACCGACCGAGCGCGAGACGCAGTTGGCCGACATCCTCGGGAAGAACGTGCTTTCGACCCTCGAACGGATCGAGCGCGAGCGGGAGCTGAAACGGCAACGCGACAACCTCGACCTGTTGAACCAGATCGTCCGCCACGACCTCACGAATCACCTACAGACCATCAGCGGCCGGGCGGAGTTGCTCCGGGACCAGTGCAGCGATGACGCACTGGAACACGTCGACGGGATTCAGGAGAGTAGCCGGTCGGCTGCGGAACTGCTTGAGACGGCTGGAAACCTTGCGACGGTAATGCGACAGACGGACTGGGAGACTGAGCCGGTCGCCCTCGGCCAAGTCCTGTCCTCGGTGACCGAAGATATCACAGCGACGTACAACGATGCACAGGTCACCGTCCCGGACGAGTACCCGTCGGTACGGGTACAAGCCGACGAACTCCTGTCCTCCGTGTTCCGAAACGTCCTCACTAACGCCATCCAGCACAACGACTCGGCACCGCCGTCGGTCGTCGTCGATGTGACCGACGACGGCGACGGAGTCCACGTCACTGTCGCCGACAACGGACCGGGAATCCCGGACGAGCAGAAACAGGCGGTGTTCGAGCGCGGGGAGAAACGTCCGGACAGTGACGGCACCGGTGTCGGCCTCTATCTCGTCCGAACGCTGGTAGACGCGTACGGCGGTGACGTGTGGGTCGAAGACAACGAGCCGACGGGGACGGTAGTCGGGGTAACGCTACCGAAGGCAGTGGGCGACGCCTGA
- a CDS encoding AI-2E family transporter, giving the protein MDEKRFVVALFGLAVAVVVGVLAYQFIAALTVSVFLYYSTRRYYSSLRRLRLPARVRAVVVMASLAIPLLLLVSYAAVLLIVEARQFVTQYALVDVAATHVSWLDGAESVPDLTVEGLYSAYQSGQLSPFVDFLSENAMVLTSVASQFVLNLFITTIVTYYLLVDGRRIREWLLRFDDEAIIREYLEAVDEELEAVLFGNLLNVLAISLIAIAAFTGYNVVAPAAVEVPYPTLAGALTGIASLIPVVGMKIIYLPLTGITALPVVLDGQSSLLVYVLGFLLIAVVVVDTIPDLLLRPLLSGESTHVGLLMLAYTLGPVVLGFYGLFFAPILLVVGMTFANTALPRLLGASEPDGIHPDQLRLEDFS; this is encoded by the coding sequence ATGGACGAGAAGCGTTTCGTCGTCGCCCTCTTCGGCCTCGCTGTCGCGGTGGTGGTCGGCGTCCTCGCATATCAGTTTATCGCGGCGTTGACTGTCTCCGTGTTCCTCTATTACTCGACGCGACGGTACTACAGCTCCCTGCGCAGGCTCCGCCTTCCGGCGCGGGTGCGTGCGGTCGTCGTCATGGCGTCGCTGGCGATTCCACTCCTGTTGCTCGTCAGCTATGCGGCCGTCCTCCTCATTGTCGAGGCCCGGCAGTTCGTCACCCAGTACGCGCTCGTCGACGTGGCCGCGACGCACGTCAGTTGGCTTGACGGCGCGGAGTCCGTGCCGGACCTCACCGTCGAGGGGCTGTACAGCGCCTACCAGTCGGGACAGCTCTCGCCGTTCGTCGACTTCCTCAGCGAGAACGCGATGGTGCTTACCTCGGTCGCCTCCCAGTTCGTCCTCAATCTGTTCATCACGACCATCGTCACGTACTATCTCCTCGTGGACGGGCGGCGCATCCGCGAGTGGCTGCTCCGGTTCGATGACGAGGCCATCATCCGCGAGTACCTCGAAGCTGTCGACGAGGAGCTGGAAGCGGTGCTGTTCGGCAATCTCCTGAATGTGCTGGCGATATCGCTCATCGCCATCGCTGCATTCACGGGCTATAACGTCGTCGCGCCGGCGGCTGTCGAGGTTCCATATCCGACGCTTGCCGGCGCGCTGACCGGTATCGCAAGCCTGATCCCCGTCGTCGGGATGAAAATAATCTACCTCCCGCTGACCGGTATCACCGCGCTCCCGGTGGTGCTCGACGGTCAATCCTCGTTGCTCGTGTACGTGCTTGGATTCCTCCTCATCGCGGTGGTCGTCGTCGACACGATCCCGGACCTGCTGCTCCGGCCACTCCTCAGCGGCGAGAGCACGCACGTCGGGCTCCTGATGCTCGCGTACACGCTCGGACCGGTCGTACTGGGGTTCTACGGACTGTTCTTCGCACCGATACTGCTCGTCGTCGGCATGACGTTTGCGAATACGGCCCTTCCTCGTCTGCTCGGCGCGAGCGAGCCGGACGGTATCCACCCCGACCAGCTACGACTGGAAGACTTCAGCTAG
- a CDS encoding mechanosensitive ion channel family protein: MQFPAGLDIDIVSTYGQLATDGAQFLAVAALLYAIGRLIAVPAARWLLSRMETNKTVASALTSAVHLISVILAVVIGASVAGFRGALAGSTLLAAGITLAVGLAAQDVLGNFVAGAFIVTDPDLNVGDIIAWNGMQGTVVDIDLRVTRIRTPDNERIIVPNTELATSAVTNQTSTGPVGISYRFGVSYDADIETVQAIITNAARDLDHVSEKPAPTARVSDLASTAVILTGRIWIPNERRNRLVSVRAAFIQQVQADCRAEGIDLSDTSQHELSGDIGVHDSVGPVHERTE, encoded by the coding sequence ATGCAGTTCCCGGCGGGTCTGGATATCGACATCGTCTCGACGTACGGACAACTCGCGACCGACGGGGCGCAGTTCCTCGCTGTCGCGGCGCTACTCTACGCTATCGGCCGGCTAATCGCTGTACCAGCGGCCCGATGGCTGCTGTCACGGATGGAGACTAACAAGACAGTCGCCAGTGCGCTGACCAGCGCCGTCCACCTAATCTCAGTCATCCTCGCGGTGGTCATCGGCGCCAGCGTCGCGGGCTTCCGGGGCGCACTTGCGGGGTCGACGCTGCTGGCCGCAGGCATTACACTGGCGGTCGGGCTGGCGGCACAGGACGTACTCGGAAACTTCGTTGCCGGCGCGTTCATCGTGACCGACCCGGATCTGAACGTCGGTGACATCATCGCTTGGAACGGGATGCAGGGCACGGTGGTCGATATCGACCTGCGAGTGACGCGGATTCGGACGCCGGACAACGAGCGTATCATCGTCCCGAACACGGAGCTGGCAACGAGTGCAGTGACGAACCAGACATCAACAGGCCCGGTGGGTATCTCCTACCGGTTCGGCGTCAGCTACGACGCCGATATCGAGACGGTACAGGCCATCATCACGAACGCTGCCCGCGACCTTGACCACGTCTCGGAGAAGCCGGCACCAACAGCCAGGGTCAGTGACCTGGCGTCGACGGCGGTCATCCTGACTGGCCGAATCTGGATCCCCAACGAACGGCGGAACCGACTCGTGTCGGTCAGGGCTGCGTTTATTCAGCAGGTGCAGGCGGACTGCCGCGCCGAGGGAATCGACCTCAGTGACACGAGCCAGCACGAACTCTCCGGCGACATCGGCGTCCACGACAGCGTCGGGCCGGTGCACGAGCGAACCGAGTAG